The Chlorocebus sabaeus isolate Y175 chromosome 20, mChlSab1.0.hap1, whole genome shotgun sequence genomic sequence ACGGTAGCCGACTCGTCCTAGGGCGACGACGACCTGAAGGAGACGGGCTTCCACCTTACCACCACGAACCAGGGGGCCTCAGCCGCGGGCCCCGGCTTCAGCCTCAAGTTCTGAAGGTCATAGTAGACCCCATCATGGGGAGAACTcagctgggaccgcaggcgcgGCTACTGCGGCTGGAGCTGCCATGAGACTCAGAACTCATCTTATTTCGTgttccatgttttgtttttgtattttggtttgtAAATTTGTAGAATTAAATCATTTTCCTTGTTGTGGAGGAAAAGAGCTGTGTTTTCAGGTCTCCCTGACTTGCCCAGGGAGGAGAGGGTGGGCATCTGCGGGCACCTACTTGGGGCAGCACAAACCCCCACACACCCTCTCCCACTCTCGACACACCGGGCTGGCTGGGCCGTGATTTGGAGCAGGTGGGGGTCGGGTCGATTGATCTTTGGAGCTGGAGACCTATTTGTGTTGGGATGAGTGATGCTTTCCTGCCCCAACTCGCTCGTCCAGACCAGCCCTGTCCACACAGGCCCCCggcccccaacccccagccccaggtatTCTGGCAGCCTCAGCAGGTTTTTATACAAGGTTGTTAcgagttttaaaatgtattaaaatattcttgGAGGAAAGCTCCCTGTGTTCTTTCAGTAGCCTGGGACCATGTGTGGGAGGGGCATCGCAGACCACCAGGCTCTAGGGGaagagggtggggtgggtggcTGTGGCCTCTGACCCCATGTGGGCCAGTCTTCCCCAGGCAGGAGGGGTGCTCCTATCTCTGGGGGGGCCTCCACTCTGGCAAGGTGGTCCCCCACCCTGTGCCAatcctcccagcccccacccacaTCCCCTTGCAGAAGATCCTGGAGACCCATCCCAGCCACCTCTTCTGGGAAGctccccttgcctccctcccccatctctgaGCAAGCCCTAGACAGAACCCAGGCTTCCGGGGCTACCCCACGTGCTGTCCCCGGCACTGGGGCCTCCACTATCCCACTTTTCCAGGGGCCACCTTGGCAAAGCCTGTCCTGTCCTGTGCTGTATCTGTCGTCTGCTGTGCAGGAAAGCAGGGGGTGCCTGGCCCCAAGGACGCCCACCTCTTGGTGGACCAGGGGCTGGGGTGTCCACCTGCCCAGAATGCCCGCTGCTCTCCCAAGAATGAACGAGAGGACATCAGAGAGAAAGTGCTTTATCAGCCGGGCTCAGCCCCGCACACGGACTCGCCAGGAGTAGGTGGTCAGCACGCGCTGCTGGCGGCGCACCACGCAGGTGTAGGTGCCCTCATTGACGGCGTTGGCAATGATGCTCAGGTGTGCCTCACCCAGGGCCAGGTAGCCGGGGTAGGAGAACTCCAGGGGCTCCTGGTCCTTGTACCAGCTGCAGGGGGGCGGGGTGTCTCCTGCAGGCACAGCCTCCACCGGCTGCCTGCCCTGCACCCCTGCCCCAGGGCCCCAGGCTGCCCACCCTGAGGACCCGCCAGGGCGCCCACTTACTACACTTTTCCTTTCTTATGGAGAATCTTCTGGCCGCACCGGAAGGTCACGTTCCTGCCCTCAGGCACCAGCCTGGTTTTGGTCCTGGGGGGCGGTGGGGTGGTGGCCACCGTCGGGAAGGGGAATTCTGCTCCGGGTAGGGGAAGAGCCCCCTCAGCCCAGACCATAGCCAAGACCCAACCCCCACGCAGCCCCGTCCCGGCCCGTGGGAGCCCAGACCATAGCCAAGACCCAGCCCCAAAGCAGCCCTGTCCCGGCCCGTGGGAGCCCAGACCATAGCCAAGACCCAGCCCCCACGCAGCCCCGTCCCGGCCCGTGGGAGCCCAGACCATAGCCAAGACCCAGCTCCCACGCAGCCCTGTCCCGGCCCCTGGGCATCACCGTAGCAGAAGTCGCAGCTGCTGGGGCAGAGCCTCTTCATGAGGCGCCGGCGAGCGTCGCAGAAGCCCCTCCGTGCCCAGGACGCGCACACGAAAAGCCTGTCCAGGCATCCTGCCGGGAGCGTGGGGAGCACGGCCTGGCTCAGGACCGCCCGATCTCCGCCCTCCCGCCCGACAAAGGGACTCACCGTAGAGCCGGTGCAGCCCCCACAGCTCGTCCTGGGACAACGCCTTCCAGCCGCGCAGCGTGGCATTCAGGTGCATGAGCGCCCGGCCGTGTTGTGAGTGCATCAGGCCCAGCGCGTGGCCGATCTCGTGGGCCGCCACGTGCACCAGGTCCGTGAGCCACACGCCTGCGGGCCCCGGGGGTCAGCGCCTGGGAGCCCCGGGCCCAGCCCCGCCGCCCGTGGGCCAGCTCCCCGAGGCCCGGCACATCTGCTGGAGCGCAGCCGCGGAGCCGCCCTCCGCCGCAGCCACGGAAAGATAAGAATGTTCTGGGCCCAGGCGGTGAGCTCGGCCCCCAGGAATGCAGCTCCTGCTCCCGCTCCAGAGTCGCAGGGGGATGGGAAAGGGAGTTCAGGGCTGCCGGGACTGGGGGCTCCCACGGGCTCCCCTCCTTGCCTGCTCGACTCCAGTAGCAGCCACCACCCCGGAAGGTCCCTCCTGCCGTCTGCCCCAAAGCCCGACCGCGGCAGCCCACTGCGCTGCGGAGGAGAGGCCTCCAGGAGGCCAGCCTGGACGGTCACCTTTCTTCCAGCTGTAGCGCGTGGGGCCCAGCACCCAGTACTCGCTGTCGTCGAAGTGGATGCCGCCGTGCGGGGGGAAGAAGGCATGGGCCAGCTCCCCCGTGGGGCCATCGAAGCAGTGGTGCAGCGCGGAGACCAGGCAGTCCGTGTGGTTGATCGGGTAGAAGCCTGAGGGGAGCACAGGGCTGAGAGGCCAGGCGCGCACGGCCgggccggggcgggggcgggcgcCCACCTATCCGGAGGTCGCTGGGCTGCTCGGGGGCCACCTCGCGGAAGCTGAAGGGGGACACGTCGCTCCACATGCGGAAGGCGGCAGCCAGGGCCCGCCGCGTCTCCCGCGGGCTCAGCAGGTTCCGAGGGAAGGAGAGGATCCTGCAGGGAGAGCGAGCTCAGCGGGGGCCGGCCGCGCCCCCTCCCCCAGGGCCAAGCCAGGGCGCACCTGTAGGTGAGGTTGAAGTGGTCCCAGCGCAGCCTGGCTGGAGTCAGCGTGTAGCGGCGTCTGCGGGGGGCCGGTGGGCCCGGGACCCGGGTTGGGGGGACCCCCGAGAGGCCCAGCGCAGCGGCGTCTCCCTTCAGGGAAGAAAGCGTGCGTGGGAGGCATCGGTGACGGTCCCCAGGGCCAAAAACTGCCTCGGAAAATGGACTGGAAGGAAACGGGGGTGGGGGTGCCCAGGGCTGGGAGCGGGCGTGGCGGGTCCTGTCTGCCTGTGGTTTCGGGTCTCCTAACCTGAGCGTCCTGTTGCACGTTCCTAGGAACGCGGCCCAGTGGAGGCGAAGGGGCTGAACAGCAGGGCGCGGCCTCCCACCCCTCCCAACAACTGGACACAGGGGCGTCCGACCCTCCGACCTCGGGACGCACATCTGGACCCTCAAACACCGCACACACCCCGCACACGTCCTGCGGGCCCCCAGACAGACCAGACCCACAGACGTGAGAACCCCCACCCCGACACCTGGCCTCCCCGCCCGCCGCTCACCTGCGCTGCGCTCCAGGCCGGCACCGCCGGGGCCCCCAGCCGGGCCAGCAGCACCAGCACGGGGAGGAGGCACAGGGCGACCAGCGC encodes the following:
- the MMP23B gene encoding matrix metalloproteinase-23 — encoded protein: MGRGARVPSEAPGAGVERRWLGAALVALCLLPVLVLLARLGAPAVPAWSAAQGDAAALGLSGVPPTRVPGPPAPRRRRYTLTPARLRWDHFNLTYRILSFPRNLLSPRETRRALAAAFRMWSDVSPFSFREVAPEQPSDLRIGFYPINHTDCLVSALHHCFDGPTGELAHAFFPPHGGIHFDDSEYWVLGPTRYSWKKGVWLTDLVHVAAHEIGHALGLMHSQHGRALMHLNATLRGWKALSQDELWGLHRLYGCLDRLFVCASWARRGFCDARRRLMKRLCPSSCDFCYEFPFPTVATTPPPPRTKTRLVPEGRNVTFRCGQKILHKKGKVYWYKDQEPLEFSYPGYLALGEAHLSIIANAVNEGTYTCVVRRQQRVLTTYSWRVRVRG